The genomic DNA GCTTGCCGAACTGCACGCGCGTGCGGGCGTACTCTGTACACAACTGCAGGCAACGCTCGACAATCCCGTACGCCATCGCGACGACGCCGGAGCGCTCCGATCCGAAGGTCGACTTGGCTCCCTCGCGGCCTCCGGCCGCGGCTTCGCTTTCGCCCATCAGGCGGTCGCGGCCGCAGCGGACATCTTCGAGGAACAGTTCGCCAGTCGGCGACGAATGCATGCCCATCTTCCGGAGGGGCTTCGACTGATGCAGGCCCGGCATGCCGCGGTCGAGGATGAAGCTGACGACCTGGCGGTCGCGTGGGTCGGCCTCGCCCTGATCGAGCTTGCAGATGAACACGATGGTGTCGGCGTACGGACCGTTGGTAATGAAGGTTTTCTGGCCGTTGAGCACGTACTGGTCACCGTCCCGGCGTGCCACCGACTTCATCGCTCCGAAGGCGTCGGAGCCCGACCCGGGTTCGGTGATCGCCCACGCGCCGATCTTTTCCAGAGTCAACAGCGGCAGTGCCCAGCGATCCTTCTGGGCCCACGTACCCTTCGCCATTATCGCTCCGGCAGTGAGGCTCATGCTGACCCCCATGGCCGTGACAATCCCAGGGCAGTACTTGGAGAGCTCGATGACCGGAATGAGCTGCATCGCCACCGCGTCGCCGCCGCCGTTGGCCGCGCCGGTATCCGGCGTCGCCGGCGTTTCCTCGCCGCTGCGAGCGCGGCGCTTCATCGTCTCGTAGCGGGTGCGGGCCGCCTCGGCGACCCCGAAGGTGTTCACCAGCTTGCGCATGATGTCGTAGGGCGGCAGGTCGCCGTGTTCCAGCGCTTCGAGATTCGGCTCGATCTCGGTGCCGATGAAACGCCGCACCATGTCGCGAATCATCACGTGTTGCTCGCTCCATTCGATCATGTGGGAACGCTCCTCGCGGCGGGTATTGCTCCGTACCCTTAATCCGCGGGCATGACAAAGGCAAAGGGGGTGGCCGCGGTTCACTTGTTGCGGCTGGGAACCGAGACGCGGAAGGTGGAGCCCTGTCCCACGGCGCTTTCGAGGGCCAGATCGCCGCCGAGGCTGTCGACGAGCCGGCGCACAACGTAAAGGCCGAGCCCGACGCCGCCGTGCCGGCGCGAATCGGAGCTGTCGGCCTGACGGAACGGCTCGAAGATCACGTTGCGGACACTGGGGTCGATGCCGATTCCCGTGTCCGTGACCGAGAACTCGATCACGCCGCGGTCGACGCGGCGCGCGCCGACGCGCACGCTGCCGCAGTCGGTGAACTTGACGGCATTGCCGATGAGGTTCTTCAGGATCACTTTGAGCTTCAACGGGTCGGTACGCAGGCGCGGCAGGCGAGCCGGCACGTCCCAAACGAAATTCAGGCCCGGCTTCTCGCGCAGGGCGCGGGTTTCGGCGTCGACTTCCTGGAGCAGGCCGGTCACGGAAACGTCCTGAATGTCCATCGGCATGCGCCCCGATTCGAGGCGACTGACATCGAGGGTCGAGTTGATCAGCTCGAGCAGCTCACCGGCGCTCTTGTCGAGGCGGCGCAGCACGTCCTCTTGTTCGCCGGCCAGCGATCCGTAGGCGCCGTCGATCAGCAAGCTCGTGTAACCGACGATGGCGTTCAGCGGCGTTCGCAGCTCGTGCGACATGGTGGCGAGGAAGTCGCTCTTGAGGCGGCTCGCCCGTCCCAGTTCTTCAACGAGCCGAGCGTTCTCCAGAGCGAGGGAGGCGATCTGCGCAATCCCACCGGCAATGCGTTCCTGGGCGGGTGCGAACGGTTCCCGGCGGCCGCGATAACAGGCGACGTGCATGCCGATCAGCGTTGTCCCCCGCCGCAACGCCATGACCATGCCCACCGTGAGTCCCATTTTATTGACGTAGCCGAGCAAGACGGGGTCCAGCAGATCGCGTCGGGTTTGCTGGAGCACATCGGCATGGCGGAACGCTTCGATTTCGCCGGCGAGGGAGGTGCCGGGTATGCGCAACACCTGCCCTGTAGCCCATTCCTCGGGGCTATACCCGTACATGGCCACAGGCACGAAGACGTGAGCCTCCGGGCGCCACATGAGGGTGTGGCTGCAGTCGCAGTCGAGGACCTGCGTCGTCAGTTGGCACAGCCGCTCGAGCAGGATAGGGGCGTCGAGCGACGAGATCATCTCCCGGCCGACGCGGGCCAGGGCGGCTCCCACTTCGGCTTCTTCCTCCTTGGCCCGGTACAGTTCGGTGGTCTCGAAGGCGACGGCGAGATGCCGCGCGAGACTCTCGAGCAATCCGACCTGGGCCGCCGTGAAGCCCGGGCCGCCGGCGTTGTTCGCGGCCACGTAAGCGCCCAGCACGCGGCCACGCACGCTCAGAGGCACGGCGGCCACCGCGCCGATCTCGAATTGCCTTAACAGAGCCGGCGTAAACGGGCCGTCGGCGTCCGCCGCCGTCATCGTAACCGACTCGCCGGCGGCCAGCCGGTCGATGGCGGGGTCACCGGGAAAGAACTCCATGGCCGCCGCCGCTTCGACAAGGCGTGCCGGCAGCCCGTGTGCACCGATCATTACGAACGCGCCGCGGCGCGAGTCCGCATAGTACGTGATGACCCGATCGCAGGGGAGCAACATTGCCGTTCGGGTCTGCACGCGTTCGAGGATGCGCTCGAGGTCCAGACTGCCGCCGATTTCCCGTACGATTTCGAGGACCGTGGCGGCGGTGTCCTCGGCCCGTTTGCGGACCGACACGTCGGTCATGATTCCGCGCAGATGATGCGGCCGGCCGGCAGCGTCCAGAGCGATGCGAACGCTGTCGTGGACCCAAACGGCGCGGCCATCGGCGGCGAGCATGCGGTATTCGATTTCGTGATCGCAGCCGGCGGCAATCGCGGCGCGGCAGGTGGCGAGGGTTACGGGTCGGTCCTCGGGGTGCAGGTGAGTGATCCAGAAGTCGGGTGCCGACACCCAGGCTGCGACCGGGTAGCCGAGAATCTGCTCGGCGCGGGGACTAACGTAAGTGAAGGCCAACGTGCCGGGGTCGGCCTCCCAGACGATGGCATCGATGCCTTCGAGGAGATCCAGGAGGTCCCTTGCGGCCGCTTCCACGGTCGTGGCAAGCGGCGCCGCATCTTGCGGTTCCAGTGGCCGTCGTAAATCGTCCGACACGTCTCTCCCGCCTCGGCGGCGGGCCCCCCCGGTCGACGGCACCCTGTGCGTCCCCGTCCGCGCGTCGCGGTCTATACCACACAACCGCCTCTGCCCGAACCGCCGCGCATGGGTTGGGTTATTCGAGATGCCGCCTCCGGGAGGGCGAGGCTCCCGCCGAGCCGTCATCAGAGCGGCGCGGCGCGGCGGGAGCCTCGCCCTCCCCATCTGATTTCTTCGCGCCGTGGGCGCAGACTCGGGAATCGTGAATCAGGGTGAGCGGGTCGCATCATGTAGAATACGTTGGCGAGTTCATGAACCGGAGTACTAAGGGGCCGCTCGGCGGGGCCGGCGCTTAGTTGCGGCCGGCGCGGCGTGCAGACGCGGCGCGGTGCAGCGCTCCAGGGCGTCGATCTCCGCGTTCAGGTGTTCGTGCAGCCGCGTCGGGTCCGGAATCGCCGCCGGATCGCTGGCAATGCCGATCCCGTAGTCGTCACCGTACGACATTAACGCGATCGACAGAGGCACACCCACCACAACGGGGGCGAACGGATAGACGGCTTCGATCTTTGCCCCGGCAGAGTAACGCACCTGCGCCGGGCCGGGCACGTTGGTGCAAATGAGGTTCAACTTCGCCGTGATCGCGCTCACGAACAGCCGGTAGACCGCCGACGGCGCCATCGCCAGCGCCTGCACCAGGAAAGGAAGCGCCGCGCCCCGCCGGTCGGACTTCGCTGCCTGCGTGCGGCGACAGATCGCTTCGATGCGCCGCATCGGATCGCGTTCGCCCACGGGCAGGGGAATGTTCAACATGCCCACCCGGTTCCCCAGCGCGTCGCGCTCACTGTCCTGCCGGAGGTTCATCGGCACCAGGCAGTTCAGCGTGTCGACGTGAACGCGGCGGCGATCGTGGTAGCGCCCAACGGCACCCGATACGGCCACGAGAACAAGATCGTTCAACGTTATGCCCAGGGCAGCCTTGATCCGCCGCAGGCGCGGCAACGGTAACGTCAGGGCATCGAGCCGTCGTCCAACCCCCGTCGCCGCATCGGCCAGCGGATCGTGGATGCCCGGACTCATCAGGTCCGCAGCCATGCCACGCAACCCGCGGGCCACACGCACGGCCTGGTCGGCAACCTCGACGGGATGCGTCATCGCCCGCAACGCCACCCCCGCCGCCGCCCCAGCCCCGGCGGCCGCGTTGCCGACCAGGTCGCGCCCGAGACGCAACAACCGCGTCGAGGCCGGCCGCGGCGGCCGCCGCGGCGCGCATCGCGGCACCCGTACCGGCTCGGCGCGGTGCGCCTGCGTCAGCGCCTCGATCGCAGCCACCGACCCCACCCCGTCGATGACTGCATGGTGAATCTTGAAGAAACACGCCGCCCGGTTCCCCTCCAAACCCTCGATCAAATACGCCTCCCATAGCGGCCGCAAGTGATCGAGCGGCGTGGCAAACACCGCCCCGCAAAAATCGAGCAGATGCCGGTCGGTTGCCGGCTCCGGCAGGACCACCTCCCGGGCATGGTAGTCCAGGTCGAAATACGGATCGTCCTCCCACTCGGGCAACCCCAACGATAGCGGCATTTCCACAACCCGCTGTTGCAGGCGGGGAACCACTATCGTCCAGCGCTGCAGGGTCGCCCGCAGGCGGTCCGGGTCCGGCGGCCGATCGAGCATCATCAGCGCCGCCACCAGGGGACGGAACGCCGGCGCGGCCTCCTCCGCGTACCAGAACAGGGCATCGGTGGGAAACATGCGGGACGTACCGCGTATCTGCCGCGCAATCCGGTCGGTCGCTGCCATGATCGGGGCTCCCTCCCCTGCAGGACGCAACTCCTGCATAGGCCGCGCCATGCGGCAGCCACCCTGCCCCCGAATCCGGCGGCGCGGCGGCTTCCCGCCCCTGAGAACATCACCGCCCGCCGCTCGCAATGCTCGGAACGCAGCGGCCTCCGCCCGCGTCGCCAACGCCCGGACCCCCCGGCTCCGATTGCACCGCCGGCCGCCCCGGCGACACCCGCGCAATTGACCGTTCCCTGACCACTGCGTATACGCACCGGCAGGCGTACACGAGCGACGGAAGGGACAAAGGCATGGCGGACACCACAGAGGGCGGAGCGAGACCGGCACTCATTCTTGGCGCGGTCAGCGTCGCCTGCTTCCTTGCCGGACCACTGCTGAGCACGGCCGATCTCGTCCCGCCCATGGCTGGCTTCGTCCTGTTTGCCCTCGGCGGTCTGCTGGCGGTTCTCACGTTCGTGATTGCGCTGGTGATCGCGGCGCGGCGCGGTTTCACCGTCGCCGGCCCCGCCTTTGTGCTCGGCCTCCTGGTCACCGGAACGTTCGCCGTCATCGCCATGCCCGGGCGCGACGTGCCGCGCATCAACGACATCACCACCGACACGGCGAATCCGCCCCAGTTCATCGTTGCGGGCACCATCCCGGCAAACCAGGGTCGCGACATGCGTTACCCCGGTCCGACCTTCGCCGACCAACAACGGGCGTTCTACACCGATCTGGCGGGGCTCCCGCTCGACATGCCGCCCGATGCCGCATTTCAGAAGGTCCTCGCGGCAGCCCGGCAGATGCCCGATTGGGAAGTGATCCGCAGCGACCAGGCAACGCACACCCTCGAAGGGGTGGCCACCTCGAAGTGGTTCCACTTCAAGGACGATTTCGTCATCGAGGTCCGCCCCGACGGAACGGGCAGCTTGGTCCAGATGCGGTCCAAGTCTCGCGATGGCCGCAGCGACCTGGGCGCCAACGCGGCCCGCATCCGCAAGTTCTTCGGTAAACTCCAGAGCTGACCCGACCCGCACCGGAAGTAGGGGCACGTCGCAACCTGCCAGCGTAGGGGCACGTCGCAACCTGCCAGCGTAGGGGCACGTCGCAACCTGCCAGCGTAGGGGCACGTCGCAACGTGCCCCTACTGGCGCCGCGCCAACCAGGCCAGGGGATTCGCCGGACCGGCGCCGTGGCCGATGGCCAGCCCACCACGGATCGCCGCCTCGATGAACTCCTTGGCCCGTTCGACCGCCCGGCCAAGCGTCAACCCGTGAGCCAGAAAAGCCGCGATCGCCGCCGAGAGTTGACACCCGGTGCCGTGCGTGTGCCGCGACGGGATACGCTCGCCGACCAGCTCCCGCACCTCGCAGCCGTCGGCGAAAACGTCGACGGCCGTGTCTCCGTGCAGGTGGCCCCCCTTCACCAAACAAGCCCTGGCTCCGCGGGCAATCAGCGCACGGGCGGCTTCGACGAGATCGGTTACCGAACTAATCTCGATGCCGGTAAGCGCACCGGCCTCGTGAATGTTCGGGGTCACTATGGTGGCCAGCGGAACGAGCTCGTCGAGCAGAACGGCGCGGGCCTCCCCGTCGAGCAGGGCGGCCCCGCTCTCCGCCACCATCACCGGGTCGACCACCAGCGTCCCGACACCGTGACGACGCACCGCATTTGCCACGGCCCCAACGATCGCCGCATTCGCGAGCATGCCCGTCTTTACCGCGTCGACGCCGATGTCCGTCGCCACCGCGTCGATTTGCCGCCCCACGAATTCCGGCGGAACGGCATGGATGCCGCTCACCCCGCAGGTGTTCTGCGCCGTCAGCGCGGTAATCGCCGTCATGCCGTACACGCCGAGGACAGTGAACGTCTTCAGGTCGGCCTGGATCCCGGCCCCCCCGCCGGAGTCGGAGCCGGCAATCGTCAACACACGGGGCATGCTCATGCCCGCAGTGTCGGGTAGACACACCGGTCGGGTCAAGGCACGGGTCTCGTTTGACCCGTCGCCATGGCGACCGCAGCCGTGTGAGCGGCCGTCATTGCCTGCGCGCGCAAGATGTGCGAAGCGGCCAGCGGGAGGATCTCGCGATGCGGATCGGCGTCATCGGCGGTGGTAGCTGGGGAACGGCCCTGGCCAAGCTGCTGGCCGACCTCGACCACGACGTGGTGCTCTGGTGTCGTGAACCCGAGCTGAGCGCGGCAATCCACCGGACCCGGACAAACCCGACCTACCTGCCTGACTTCGTGCTCCCGCCGCGCTTGCAGGCGACCAGCGATATCCCGGCCGCCGTGCGCGGTGCCGAGTTGCTGCTCGCCGTCAC from Candidatus Binatia bacterium includes the following:
- a CDS encoding acyl-CoA dehydrogenase family protein translates to MIEWSEQHVMIRDMVRRFIGTEIEPNLEALEHGDLPPYDIMRKLVNTFGVAEAARTRYETMKRRARSGEETPATPDTGAANGGGDAVAMQLIPVIELSKYCPGIVTAMGVSMSLTAGAIMAKGTWAQKDRWALPLLTLEKIGAWAITEPGSGSDAFGAMKSVARRDGDQYVLNGQKTFITNGPYADTIVFICKLDQGEADPRDRQVVSFILDRGMPGLHQSKPLRKMGMHSSPTGELFLEDVRCGRDRLMGESEAAAGGREGAKSTFGSERSGVVAMAYGIVERCLQLCTEYARTRVQFGKPIGEFQLIQLKLARMAVARMNMQNMLFRQIEMASRGKRMSFAEASANKLYAAQATMEVCTEAVQLFGGNGYMAEYKVEQLFRDARVLQIYGGTDEIQTSQIARSLLAGEF
- a CDS encoding ATP-binding protein → MSDDLRRPLEPQDAAPLATTVEAAARDLLDLLEGIDAIVWEADPGTLAFTYVSPRAEQILGYPVAAWVSAPDFWITHLHPEDRPVTLATCRAAIAAGCDHEIEYRMLAADGRAVWVHDSVRIALDAAGRPHHLRGIMTDVSVRKRAEDTAATVLEIVREIGGSLDLERILERVQTRTAMLLPCDRVITYYADSRRGAFVMIGAHGLPARLVEAAAAMEFFPGDPAIDRLAAGESVTMTAADADGPFTPALLRQFEIGAVAAVPLSVRGRVLGAYVAANNAGGPGFTAAQVGLLESLARHLAVAFETTELYRAKEEEAEVGAALARVGREMISSLDAPILLERLCQLTTQVLDCDCSHTLMWRPEAHVFVPVAMYGYSPEEWATGQVLRIPGTSLAGEIEAFRHADVLQQTRRDLLDPVLLGYVNKMGLTVGMVMALRRGTTLIGMHVACYRGRREPFAPAQERIAGGIAQIASLALENARLVEELGRASRLKSDFLATMSHELRTPLNAIVGYTSLLIDGAYGSLAGEQEDVLRRLDKSAGELLELINSTLDVSRLESGRMPMDIQDVSVTGLLQEVDAETRALREKPGLNFVWDVPARLPRLRTDPLKLKVILKNLIGNAVKFTDCGSVRVGARRVDRGVIEFSVTDTGIGIDPSVRNVIFEPFRQADSSDSRRHGGVGLGLYVVRRLVDSLGGDLALESAVGQGSTFRVSVPSRNK
- a CDS encoding wax ester/triacylglycerol synthase family O-acyltransferase; this translates as MAATDRIARQIRGTSRMFPTDALFWYAEEAAPAFRPLVAALMMLDRPPDPDRLRATLQRWTIVVPRLQQRVVEMPLSLGLPEWEDDPYFDLDYHAREVVLPEPATDRHLLDFCGAVFATPLDHLRPLWEAYLIEGLEGNRAACFFKIHHAVIDGVGSVAAIEALTQAHRAEPVRVPRCAPRRPPRPASTRLLRLGRDLVGNAAAGAGAAAGVALRAMTHPVEVADQAVRVARGLRGMAADLMSPGIHDPLADAATGVGRRLDALTLPLPRLRRIKAALGITLNDLVLVAVSGAVGRYHDRRRVHVDTLNCLVPMNLRQDSERDALGNRVGMLNIPLPVGERDPMRRIEAICRRTQAAKSDRRGAALPFLVQALAMAPSAVYRLFVSAITAKLNLICTNVPGPAQVRYSAGAKIEAVYPFAPVVVGVPLSIALMSYGDDYGIGIASDPAAIPDPTRLHEHLNAEIDALERCTAPRLHAAPAATKRRPRRAAP
- a CDS encoding DUF1499 domain-containing protein, whose translation is MADTTEGGARPALILGAVSVACFLAGPLLSTADLVPPMAGFVLFALGGLLAVLTFVIALVIAARRGFTVAGPAFVLGLLVTGTFAVIAMPGRDVPRINDITTDTANPPQFIVAGTIPANQGRDMRYPGPTFADQQRAFYTDLAGLPLDMPPDAAFQKVLAAARQMPDWEVIRSDQATHTLEGVATSKWFHFKDDFVIEVRPDGTGSLVQMRSKSRDGRSDLGANAARIRKFFGKLQS
- the thiD gene encoding bifunctional hydroxymethylpyrimidine kinase/phosphomethylpyrimidine kinase, with product MSMPRVLTIAGSDSGGGAGIQADLKTFTVLGVYGMTAITALTAQNTCGVSGIHAVPPEFVGRQIDAVATDIGVDAVKTGMLANAAIVGAVANAVRRHGVGTLVVDPVMVAESGAALLDGEARAVLLDELVPLATIVTPNIHEAGALTGIEISSVTDLVEAARALIARGARACLVKGGHLHGDTAVDVFADGCEVRELVGERIPSRHTHGTGCQLSAAIAAFLAHGLTLGRAVERAKEFIEAAIRGGLAIGHGAGPANPLAWLARRQ